A stretch of Crossiella cryophila DNA encodes these proteins:
- a CDS encoding glycoside hydrolase family 6 protein, translating into MTSGFYVNPNSTPAVWARNNPGDARAARIQSAIANRPIGRWFGADANIGATVASYVGAADSHDKLPVLVAYHLPGRDACGGHSGGGAGNPAAYRTWISSLAAGIGGKPAVVVIEPDALGDFECMSEAAIRERLGMLTYATQQLRQKAPNTFAYLDGGNVGWVPAATMAARLDSAGVRNVRGFAVNVSNYYPTATSQNYAGSVVAALGYPAKFVIDTSRNGNGHNGQWCNPPGRKLGVPAQVGGGAEMLLWVKTPGNSDGDCGIGPGIPAGQFSPALAIRLIDGT; encoded by the coding sequence TTGACCAGCGGCTTCTACGTCAACCCCAACTCCACCCCAGCGGTGTGGGCCCGCAACAACCCCGGTGACGCCCGCGCCGCGCGCATCCAGTCCGCGATCGCCAACCGACCGATCGGTAGGTGGTTTGGCGCCGACGCCAACATCGGCGCCACCGTGGCCAGTTACGTCGGTGCGGCTGACAGTCACGACAAACTGCCGGTGCTGGTCGCCTACCATCTGCCCGGTAGGGACGCCTGCGGCGGCCACTCCGGCGGCGGCGCGGGCAACCCGGCCGCCTACCGCACCTGGATCTCCAGCCTGGCCGCTGGGATCGGCGGCAAACCCGCGGTGGTGGTGATCGAACCGGACGCGCTCGGCGATTTCGAGTGCATGAGCGAGGCCGCCATCCGGGAACGCCTCGGCATGCTGACCTACGCCACCCAGCAGCTCCGGCAGAAGGCGCCGAACACCTTCGCCTACCTCGACGGCGGCAACGTGGGCTGGGTGCCCGCCGCCACCATGGCCGCTCGCCTGGACTCCGCCGGGGTGCGCAACGTGCGCGGCTTCGCGGTCAACGTGTCCAACTACTACCCGACCGCCACCTCCCAGAACTACGCAGGCTCGGTGGTCGCCGCCCTGGGTTACCCAGCCAAATTCGTGATCGACACCAGTCGCAACGGCAATGGCCACAACGGGCAGTGGTGCAATCCACCCGGCCGGAAACTCGGCGTGCCCGCCCAGGTCGGCGGCGGCGCGGAAATGCTGCTGTGGGTCAAGACCCCCGGCAACTCCGACGGCGACTGCGGCATCGGCCCCGGCATTCCCGCTGGCCAGTTCAGTCCCGCGCTCGCCATCAGACTGATTGACGGCACCTGA
- the ltrA gene encoding group II intron reverse transcriptase/maturase, which produces MPKQAGATAEAAPLPASVNGPKDYARQWHSIDWARGEARVRRLRQRIFKAAREQDLSKVRNLQKLMLRSHSNTLVSVKRVTQLSTGRRTAGIDQETALTPTERGRMVAKIAADPLSRGARAVRRVYIPKANGKQRPLGIPVLLDRARQARAKNALEPEWEARFDERTYGFRPGRGCHDAVEAIFNTCGTKRAKRVWVLDADLSAAFDRISHEHLLRAIGSFPGRGLIRAWLRAGVMENGRFSPTEEGTPQGGVISPLLLNIALSGMSTAVGGPSNSESSWARRGRPTLVNYADDFVVLCHSEAEAYGIKESLARWFAPRGLNFNEEKTRVVHLRDGFDFLGFNIRRYNDKMIIKPSKEAVKRVRKRLHDEVHSLRGVNAKAMAKRLNPIIKGWATYYRTVVSKKTFKSLDSHMYRLALKWGKHTHPKKSIAWVVSRYFGRFNSLRQDRWVFGDRETGAYVHKFAWVRIERHIQVKGDSSPDDPSLERYWASRVRKKMPTTADRMSVALADRQKGICPLCKQPLVAGAEYEPDNVRDWARWFTASMKPLQRQRLVLRRDGGSDEKPNLRLVHAECLRQLHAAQGRKVGKA; this is translated from the coding sequence ATGCCGAAACAGGCGGGAGCGACCGCCGAGGCGGCGCCTCTGCCAGCATCGGTGAACGGACCCAAGGACTACGCTCGGCAATGGCACAGCATCGACTGGGCTAGAGGCGAAGCGCGAGTACGGCGACTGCGGCAGCGAATCTTCAAGGCCGCGCGGGAACAGGACCTGTCCAAGGTCCGGAACTTGCAAAAGCTTATGCTGCGGTCACACTCGAACACACTTGTCAGCGTGAAGAGGGTGACTCAGTTGAGCACCGGCCGACGAACGGCGGGCATAGACCAGGAGACGGCACTGACTCCGACGGAGCGGGGACGGATGGTGGCGAAGATCGCTGCTGATCCGCTGTCTCGTGGAGCCCGCGCGGTCCGTCGCGTGTATATTCCGAAAGCGAATGGGAAGCAACGCCCCCTGGGGATTCCCGTGCTGCTCGACCGCGCACGTCAAGCGCGCGCCAAGAACGCACTGGAACCCGAGTGGGAAGCCCGGTTCGACGAACGAACCTACGGTTTCCGCCCTGGGCGAGGCTGCCACGACGCGGTCGAGGCCATCTTCAACACCTGCGGCACGAAACGAGCCAAGAGGGTGTGGGTTCTCGACGCCGACCTGTCAGCCGCGTTTGACCGCATCAGCCATGAACACCTGCTCAGAGCCATAGGATCGTTCCCCGGTCGGGGGCTGATCCGAGCCTGGCTTCGAGCGGGAGTCATGGAGAACGGCCGGTTCTCTCCCACCGAGGAGGGGACGCCGCAGGGTGGCGTTATCAGTCCTTTGCTCCTCAATATCGCGTTGAGCGGGATGAGCACGGCCGTCGGCGGCCCCAGCAATTCCGAGTCCAGCTGGGCGCGGCGGGGCAGGCCGACGCTGGTCAACTACGCCGACGACTTCGTGGTGCTTTGTCACAGCGAAGCGGAAGCGTATGGGATCAAGGAGTCGCTGGCGCGATGGTTTGCTCCCAGAGGGTTGAATTTCAATGAGGAGAAGACGCGAGTCGTCCACCTTCGTGATGGATTTGATTTTCTGGGGTTCAACATCCGTCGCTACAACGACAAAATGATCATCAAGCCCAGCAAAGAGGCCGTCAAGAGGGTCCGGAAGAGGCTCCATGACGAGGTGCATTCCCTGCGGGGAGTGAACGCCAAGGCCATGGCGAAGAGGCTCAATCCTATCATCAAGGGATGGGCTACTTACTACCGGACGGTGGTGTCCAAGAAGACGTTCAAGTCCTTGGACAGTCATATGTACAGACTCGCTTTGAAGTGGGGAAAGCATACGCACCCGAAGAAGTCGATAGCCTGGGTTGTCTCCAGGTATTTCGGCCGGTTCAATTCACTCAGGCAGGACAGGTGGGTGTTTGGTGATCGGGAAACCGGAGCCTATGTTCACAAGTTCGCTTGGGTCAGGATCGAAAGGCACATTCAGGTCAAGGGGGACAGTTCCCCTGACGATCCGAGCCTGGAGAGATACTGGGCGAGTCGCGTACGCAAGAAGATGCCGACGACCGCGGACAGAATGTCCGTTGCGTTGGCGGACCGCCAGAAGGGGATCTGTCCGCTGTGTAAACAGCCGCTGGTCGCCGGTGCCGAGTATGAACCAGACAATGTGCGCGACTGGGCGCGATGGTTCACGGCATCCATGAAACCGCTGCAACGGCAGCGGCTCGTGCTTCGGCGGGATGGCGGCTCGGATGAGAAACCGAATCTTCGCCTTGTACACGCTGAATGCCTGCGTCAGCTTCATGCTGCGCAAGGCAGGAAGGTTGGTAAAGCATGA
- a CDS encoding glycoside hydrolase family 9 protein yields the protein MTTTRRLSVTALLPLLLIGLAPPAHAQPYQRVLNGSFDTGKTPWWSSGNTPSRVEAGRLCADIPAGTTNPWDAMIGQNEIPVEAGQPYTLRFTATGKASIRINLQLNAPPHTGTINKQVTLTETPQTFEFTGLSTVASRHAQVSFQAGGATQSYTLCVDDVSLTGGVIPPGGGWHYGSAVRVNQHGYQTDGPKQASIVDTATQSLPWQVNNATGAVVATGRTRVHGQDPASRDHVHLADFSQLRARGTGYTLVVGKEVSEPFDLLDRPYEQLRRDALQYFFHNRSGLPIEAQHVGAAHARPAGHLDIAPNKGDTAVPCLPGGCAHALDVRGGWYDAGDHGKYVVNGGLAVWQLLDLYERARDRWDLTGQRDGLLRIPEQRNGVPDVLDEARWQLEFLLRMQVPAGAPLAGMAHHKIHDLAWTGHPLLPHLDPQPRYLHPPSTAATLNLAAAGARCARIWTRWDRAFAQRCQAAAETAWQAALRHPDRFAPRETAGGGPYDDTDVRDEFSWAAAELHATTGDPGYLRHLTSTLTPAGFSWKDTGGLADLTIARHPLRFPLDRVLAARQRIRTVADGYVRHQQTQGYPNPGEYVWGSTSSTANNAMIIATAYDLTGRPGYRDAVLAAMDYLLGRNALNQSFVSGYGERASRNQHHRHWANQLDPKLPNPPAGALAGGPNPGLQDPVAQQNLPGCAPAKCYLDDIGSFSTNEVAINWNSALAWVAAFADTR from the coding sequence ATGACCACCACCCGCAGGCTGTCCGTGACCGCCCTGCTGCCCCTGCTGCTCATCGGCCTCGCCCCACCCGCGCACGCCCAGCCCTACCAGCGAGTGCTCAACGGTTCCTTCGACACCGGCAAGACCCCGTGGTGGAGCAGTGGAAACACGCCGTCCCGGGTCGAGGCCGGCCGCCTGTGCGCGGACATCCCAGCCGGGACAACGAATCCGTGGGACGCCATGATCGGCCAGAACGAGATCCCCGTGGAAGCCGGTCAGCCCTACACGCTCCGGTTCACCGCCACCGGCAAGGCGTCGATCCGGATCAATCTGCAACTCAACGCGCCCCCGCACACCGGCACGATCAACAAGCAGGTCACGCTCACCGAGACCCCACAGACCTTCGAGTTCACCGGACTGTCCACTGTGGCCAGTCGGCACGCCCAGGTGTCCTTCCAGGCCGGTGGCGCGACCCAGTCCTACACCCTGTGCGTGGATGACGTCTCGCTCACCGGCGGCGTCATCCCGCCGGGCGGTGGCTGGCATTACGGATCGGCGGTCCGGGTCAACCAGCACGGCTACCAGACCGACGGCCCGAAACAAGCCTCCATTGTGGACACCGCCACGCAATCGTTGCCGTGGCAGGTGAACAACGCCACCGGCGCGGTGGTGGCCACCGGCCGCACCCGGGTGCACGGCCAGGACCCGGCCTCCCGCGACCACGTGCACCTGGCCGACTTCTCCCAGCTCCGCGCCAGGGGCACCGGCTACACCCTGGTGGTGGGCAAGGAGGTCAGCGAGCCGTTCGACCTGCTGGACCGGCCATACGAACAGCTGCGCCGGGACGCCCTGCAGTACTTCTTCCACAACCGCAGCGGCCTGCCGATCGAGGCCCAGCACGTCGGCGCGGCGCACGCCCGCCCGGCCGGTCACCTGGACATCGCGCCGAACAAGGGCGACACCGCGGTGCCCTGCCTGCCCGGCGGCTGCGCGCACGCCCTGGACGTGCGCGGCGGCTGGTACGACGCCGGTGATCACGGCAAGTACGTGGTCAACGGCGGCCTGGCCGTCTGGCAGCTCCTGGACCTCTACGAACGCGCCCGTGACCGCTGGGACCTGACCGGCCAGCGCGACGGTCTGCTGCGCATCCCCGAGCAGCGCAACGGCGTCCCGGACGTGCTCGACGAGGCCCGCTGGCAGCTGGAGTTCCTGCTGCGCATGCAGGTCCCGGCCGGAGCGCCCCTCGCGGGCATGGCGCACCACAAGATCCACGACCTGGCCTGGACCGGGCACCCGCTGCTGCCGCACCTGGACCCGCAGCCGCGCTACCTGCACCCGCCGTCCACCGCCGCCACCCTCAACCTGGCCGCGGCCGGGGCCCGCTGCGCCCGGATCTGGACCCGCTGGGACCGCGCCTTCGCCCAGCGCTGCCAGGCCGCCGCCGAGACCGCCTGGCAGGCCGCCCTGCGTCACCCGGACCGGTTCGCGCCCAGGGAGACCGCGGGCGGCGGGCCCTACGACGACACCGACGTGCGCGACGAGTTCTCCTGGGCCGCGGCCGAACTGCACGCCACCACCGGCGACCCCGGCTACCTGCGCCACCTCACCAGCACACTCACCCCGGCCGGGTTCTCCTGGAAGGACACCGGCGGCCTGGCCGACCTGACCATCGCCCGCCACCCCCTGCGCTTCCCCCTGGACCGGGTCCTCGCCGCCCGCCAACGGATCCGCACCGTCGCCGACGGCTACGTGCGGCATCAGCAGACCCAGGGCTACCCCAACCCCGGCGAGTACGTCTGGGGCTCCACCAGTTCCACCGCCAACAACGCGATGATCATCGCCACCGCCTACGACCTCACCGGCAGGCCCGGCTACCGGGACGCGGTGCTCGCGGCCATGGACTACCTGCTCGGCCGCAACGCGCTCAACCAGTCCTTCGTCAGCGGCTACGGCGAACGGGCCAGCCGCAACCAGCATCACCGGCACTGGGCCAACCAGCTCGACCCCAAGCTGCCCAACCCACCGGCCGGTGCGCTGGCCGGCGGACCCAACCCCGGGCTGCAGGACCCGGTGGCACAGCAGAACCTGCCCGGCTGCGCCCCGGCCAAGTGCTACCTGGACGACATCGGCTCCTTCTCCACCAACGAGGTGGCGATCAACTGGAACTCCGCCCTGGCCTGGGTGGCGGCCTTCGCCGACACCCGCTGA
- a CDS encoding LacI family DNA-binding transcriptional regulator, translating to MTERPPTLDAVAQRAGVSTGTVSRVLNNAQHVSQKARQAVERAIEELGYVPNTAARSLAARRRGAVVLAISSEDPALTANLFFAEVITGVNAVIEETDLQLLLVLAASQRGQDRFTRVLHAADGVLLLALREHDPLSKLAADSGLPVVHGGQPLGHTPRHYVDADNRGGARLATEHLISLGRRRIATITGGTDQQVALARHLGYREALALAGLSEKRLAHGDFTESGGAAAMTRLLAEHPDLDAVFVASDAMAAGALDVLRERGRRVPEEVAVVGFNDIVTAQHTQPALTTVRQPIEALGREMTRMLIRLINGEQPTSLILPTELIRRDSA from the coding sequence ATGACCGAGCGGCCACCCACCCTGGACGCGGTGGCCCAGCGCGCGGGCGTGTCCACCGGCACGGTGTCCCGGGTGCTCAACAACGCCCAGCACGTCAGCCAGAAGGCACGCCAGGCGGTGGAGCGGGCGATCGAGGAGCTGGGCTACGTGCCTAACACCGCCGCGCGTTCACTGGCCGCGCGGCGGCGTGGCGCGGTGGTGCTGGCCATCTCCAGCGAGGATCCGGCGCTGACCGCGAACCTGTTCTTCGCCGAGGTGATCACCGGGGTGAACGCGGTGATCGAGGAGACCGACCTGCAACTGCTGCTGGTGCTGGCCGCCTCCCAGCGCGGCCAGGACCGGTTCACCAGGGTGCTGCACGCCGCCGACGGTGTGCTGCTGCTGGCCCTGCGCGAACACGATCCGCTGAGCAAACTGGCCGCGGACAGCGGATTGCCGGTCGTGCACGGCGGTCAGCCACTGGGCCACACCCCCCGGCACTACGTGGACGCGGACAACCGCGGTGGCGCCCGGCTGGCCACCGAACACCTGATCTCCCTTGGCCGCCGGCGGATCGCCACCATCACCGGCGGCACCGACCAGCAGGTCGCGCTGGCCCGCCACCTCGGCTACCGGGAGGCCCTGGCGCTGGCCGGACTGAGCGAGAAACGGTTGGCGCACGGCGATTTCACCGAGTCCGGCGGCGCGGCCGCGATGACCCGGCTGCTGGCCGAGCACCCTGACCTGGACGCGGTGTTCGTCGCCTCCGACGCGATGGCCGCCGGGGCGCTGGATGTGTTGCGGGAGCGGGGTCGCCGGGTGCCGGAGGAGGTGGCGGTGGTGGGGTTCAACGACATCGTCACCGCACAGCACACCCAGCCCGCGCTGACCACCGTCCGCCAGCCGATCGAGGCGCTGGGCCGGGAGATGACCAGGATGCTGATCCGGCTGATCAACGGCGAGCAGCCGACCTCGCTGATCCTGCCCACCGAACTCATCCGCCGGGATTCGGCGTAG
- a CDS encoding DUF2264 domain-containing protein: MRLPEEDRNLSPHTGFTRAHWVATADALLTAAWRWASPHGARLDLPGRPAHSGVRSDGLEGFARTFLAAAFRVAGEQGADPHGWLGRYTEGLAAGTATPGRDDHESWPLIRDHHIHGQPMVESASVALGLRLTREWLWDNLDPAVQDRVAAWLHDALTHVPAPNNWYLFPYTVAGFLESVGRADAHTARARTRALELLETWYRGQGWYADGDGRAFDHYNGWALHLYPVLDQHLAGDRDTVHQNRLREHLDSFSLLFGGDGAPIHFGRSLTYRFAATAAIGLGALTGDTPLTPGASRRVLSGALRYFLDRGAATDDLLSLGWHGPHEPTLQHYSGPGSPYWASKAFVCLLAPPDHPLWTDVEQPAPVEESDRVLALPGPGLLVQTTRADGIVRLHNHGSDHVRPHEPESAAQDDPHYGRLAYSTHTGPTAKTNPADNHFSVLVDGIRSVRRRIRPLGAGTGDGWGWAASWHRPVFPSGPPMVPGLRVESLTVAKGAVELRVHRVVGAPPGAAVELTGWATAPDAEVRSGLAGLHGWTEQDQMRAPQGTAYAPFATLPRLRGAAGGTTLHLAVATLSGAPEAKALNEITVGADWIELVWAQDGERLRIDLGTPVRTGEPALPVLR; the protein is encoded by the coding sequence ATGAGACTGCCCGAGGAAGACCGGAACCTGAGTCCGCACACCGGTTTCACCCGCGCGCACTGGGTGGCCACCGCTGACGCACTGCTCACCGCGGCCTGGCGCTGGGCCAGCCCGCACGGCGCCCGACTGGACCTGCCCGGCAGGCCCGCGCACAGCGGTGTGCGCTCCGACGGCCTGGAGGGCTTCGCACGCACCTTCCTGGCCGCCGCGTTCCGGGTGGCGGGAGAGCAGGGCGCGGACCCGCACGGCTGGTTGGGCCGCTACACCGAGGGGCTGGCCGCGGGCACGGCCACGCCCGGCCGGGACGATCACGAGTCCTGGCCGCTGATCCGCGATCACCACATCCACGGCCAGCCCATGGTCGAGTCCGCCTCGGTCGCCCTCGGTCTGCGGCTGACCAGGGAATGGTTGTGGGACAACCTGGATCCAGCCGTCCAGGACCGGGTCGCGGCCTGGCTGCACGACGCGCTCACCCACGTGCCGGCGCCCAACAACTGGTACCTCTTCCCTTACACCGTAGCGGGATTCCTGGAGTCGGTCGGCCGAGCCGACGCGCACACCGCCCGCGCCCGGACCCGCGCCCTGGAACTGCTGGAGACCTGGTACCGCGGCCAGGGCTGGTACGCCGACGGCGACGGCCGCGCCTTCGACCACTACAACGGCTGGGCCCTGCACCTGTACCCGGTCCTGGACCAGCACCTGGCCGGGGACCGGGACACCGTGCACCAGAACCGATTACGCGAGCACCTGGACAGCTTTTCGTTGCTGTTCGGTGGAGATGGCGCGCCAATCCACTTCGGACGGTCGCTCACCTACCGCTTCGCCGCCACCGCCGCGATCGGCCTCGGCGCGCTCACCGGCGACACCCCGCTCACCCCCGGCGCCTCCCGCCGGGTGCTCAGCGGCGCACTGCGCTACTTCCTGGACCGCGGTGCGGCCACCGACGACCTGCTCAGCCTGGGCTGGCACGGACCGCACGAACCCACGCTCCAGCATTATTCCGGACCGGGATCCCCTTACTGGGCGTCCAAAGCCTTCGTCTGCCTGCTCGCCCCACCAGATCATCCACTGTGGACGGATGTCGAACAGCCCGCGCCGGTCGAGGAGTCGGACCGGGTGCTCGCGTTGCCCGGCCCGGGACTGCTGGTGCAGACCACCCGGGCGGACGGGATCGTCCGGCTGCACAACCACGGCAGCGACCACGTCCGCCCGCACGAACCCGAATCCGCCGCCCAGGACGACCCGCACTACGGCCGACTGGCCTACTCCACGCACACCGGCCCCACCGCCAAGACCAACCCGGCGGACAACCACTTCAGCGTCCTGGTCGACGGCATCCGCAGTGTCCGCCGCCGCATCCGGCCCCTGGGTGCCGGGACCGGGGACGGCTGGGGCTGGGCGGCGTCCTGGCACCGCCCGGTGTTCCCGTCCGGCCCGCCGATGGTGCCAGGGCTGCGGGTGGAAAGCCTCACCGTGGCCAAGGGCGCCGTCGAGCTGCGGGTGCACCGGGTGGTCGGCGCGCCGCCGGGGGCCGCGGTCGAGCTGACCGGGTGGGCCACTGCTCCGGATGCCGAGGTGCGGTCCGGACTGGCCGGGCTGCACGGCTGGACCGAACAGGACCAGATGCGCGCGCCACAGGGCACGGCCTACGCCCCGTTCGCCACCCTGCCCCGACTGCGCGGTGCGGCGGGCGGCACCACCCTGCACCTCGCGGTGGCCACGCTCAGCGGTGCGCCGGAGGCCAAGGCGCTCAACGAGATCACCGTGGGCGCGGACTGGATCGAGCTGGTGTGGGCGCAGGACGGCGAACGGCTGCGGATCGACCTCGGCACACCCGTGCGCACCGGCGAGCCCGCGTTACCGGTGCTGCGCTGA
- a CDS encoding hydroxyacid dehydrogenase, translating into MSRPRAVPAMSPEAAEAVLDPAALAAFAQVCDLVPDVVLAEFDSAAARAALAEAEVLIIGWGCPPLTAEVLAAAPRLRAVVHTGGTVRGYVTEACWERGIEVSSAAAANALPVAEYTVAMILLSGKKVLERAREYRASGEDPGRWLSTSRTLGNFGRTVGILSASLIGRRVIELLRPYDFRVLLHDPYVTDEQAGELGVEPVSLPELFARGEIVSVHTPLLPATRGLVSRELIDSMRQDAMLINTARGAVVDQEALAAAALAGRVRAVLDVTDPELLPKEHPLWHSENVLISPHLAGSQGNEWGRLAEHAAAEIARWSTGVGFAHPVRRERLDRLA; encoded by the coding sequence GTGAGCCGCCCGCGGGCCGTGCCAGCCATGTCGCCCGAGGCCGCCGAGGCCGTGCTCGACCCGGCCGCGCTGGCCGCCTTCGCCCAGGTGTGCGACCTGGTCCCGGACGTCGTGCTCGCCGAATTCGACTCCGCCGCAGCCCGCGCCGCACTGGCCGAGGCGGAGGTCCTGATCATCGGCTGGGGCTGCCCGCCACTGACCGCCGAGGTGCTGGCCGCCGCGCCCCGGCTGCGCGCGGTGGTGCACACCGGCGGCACGGTGCGCGGGTATGTCACCGAAGCCTGTTGGGAGCGGGGGATCGAGGTGTCCTCGGCCGCCGCGGCCAACGCGTTGCCGGTGGCCGAGTACACCGTGGCGATGATCCTGTTGAGCGGCAAGAAGGTCCTGGAACGCGCCCGTGAGTACCGGGCCAGCGGCGAGGATCCCGGCCGGTGGCTGAGCACCTCCAGAACGCTGGGCAATTTCGGCCGCACGGTGGGTATCCTGTCCGCCTCGCTGATCGGCCGCCGGGTGATCGAGTTGTTGCGCCCCTACGATTTCCGGGTGCTGCTGCACGATCCGTACGTCACCGACGAGCAGGCGGGGGAACTCGGCGTCGAGCCGGTGAGCCTGCCCGAGTTGTTCGCCCGCGGCGAGATCGTCAGCGTGCACACCCCACTGCTGCCGGCCACCCGCGGCCTGGTCAGCCGCGAGCTGATCGACTCGATGCGCCAGGACGCGATGCTGATCAACACCGCCCGGGGCGCCGTGGTGGACCAGGAGGCGCTGGCCGCCGCGGCACTGGCCGGGCGGGTGCGGGCGGTGCTGGACGTCACCGATCCGGAGCTGTTGCCCAAGGAACATCCGTTGTGGCACAGCGAGAACGTGCTCATCAGCCCGCACCTGGCCGGGTCCCAGGGCAACGAGTGGGGGCGGCTGGCCGAACACGCCGCCGCCGAGATCGCCCGCTGGAGCACAGGCGTCGGGTTCGCCCACCCGGTGCGACGCGAAAGGCTGGACCGGCTGGCATGA
- a CDS encoding carbohydrate ABC transporter permease: MSTTDLPVALRPRLFGRIAVNTVVGLFVLYTLLPVLWLVLAATKDRDALFNSEVLSLTNFSFWQNLVDVFTEDKGLFGRWYLNSLLYAGVGAGISAVLSVACGYAFDKYVFRHKEKLFGLVLAAVMVPQTVLALPLYLMASASGLVNTFWAVFIPVLFNPFGVYLGRIFSQGYVPGEVLEAARIDGAGELTMFFRVALRLLGPGVVTVFLFQLTAIWNNFFLPMVMLSDQQLYPVSLGLYAWNSAARVSPEYYPLVIMGSLLAVLPLIVAFLLLQRFWRSGLTAGAVK; this comes from the coding sequence ATGAGCACCACCGACCTGCCCGTCGCGCTGCGCCCACGACTGTTCGGCCGGATCGCGGTCAACACCGTGGTCGGCCTGTTCGTGCTCTACACCCTGCTGCCGGTGCTGTGGCTGGTGCTGGCCGCCACCAAGGACCGGGACGCGCTGTTCAACAGCGAGGTGCTGTCGCTGACCAACTTCTCCTTCTGGCAGAACCTGGTCGACGTCTTCACCGAGGACAAGGGGCTGTTCGGCCGCTGGTATCTCAACAGCCTGCTCTACGCCGGGGTCGGCGCCGGGATCAGCGCGGTGCTGAGCGTCGCCTGCGGGTACGCCTTCGACAAATACGTGTTCCGGCACAAGGAAAAACTCTTCGGACTGGTGCTCGCCGCGGTGATGGTGCCGCAGACCGTGCTGGCGCTGCCGCTGTACCTGATGGCCTCGGCCAGCGGACTGGTCAACACCTTCTGGGCGGTGTTCATCCCGGTGCTGTTCAACCCCTTCGGCGTGTACCTCGGCCGGATCTTCAGCCAGGGCTACGTGCCCGGCGAGGTCCTGGAAGCGGCGCGGATCGACGGTGCAGGCGAGCTGACCATGTTCTTCCGAGTCGCGCTGCGGTTGCTCGGACCAGGGGTGGTGACGGTGTTCCTGTTCCAGCTCACCGCAATCTGGAACAACTTCTTCCTGCCCATGGTGATGCTCTCCGACCAGCAGCTCTACCCGGTCAGCCTCGGGCTCTACGCCTGGAACAGCGCGGCCAGGGTGTCCCCGGAGTACTACCCGCTGGTGATCATGGGCTCGCTGCTGGCGGTGTTGCCGCTGATCGTGGCCTTCCTGTTACTGCAACGGTTCTGGCGTTCCGGCCTGACCGCGGGAGCGGTGAAGTGA
- a CDS encoding carbohydrate ABC transporter permease has translation MRRGGLACALLMAPFFLLFTVVFLIPVGTAVWLSFFSDDQPGLGFGPESTVFIGLRAYLAVFSDPTFLRGLATVALYCLLYIPLMVVGALGLALLLDSGAARLRAWAQLALFLPHAVPGIIAAIIWLYLYTPGLSPVIDLLGQADITVDFLGVQTVLPSMVNIALWSNLGYNMVIFYAALQAVPREVLEAAVVDGAGPVRTALRLKVPLVRPSIVMVSMFTLIWALQLFTEPMLLSQSTPMISSRFSPSMYIYDAAFTRNNYSLAAAASVVLLLATIALSYGITRWSNRTAARGETA, from the coding sequence GTGAGGCGCGGCGGACTGGCCTGCGCGCTGCTGATGGCGCCGTTCTTCCTGCTGTTCACCGTGGTGTTCCTGATCCCGGTCGGCACCGCGGTGTGGCTGAGCTTCTTCAGCGACGACCAGCCGGGCCTGGGTTTCGGCCCGGAGTCCACCGTGTTCATCGGCCTGCGCGCCTACCTGGCCGTGTTCAGCGACCCGACCTTCCTGCGTGGCCTGGCCACCGTCGCGCTGTACTGCCTGCTCTACATCCCGCTGATGGTCGTCGGCGCGCTCGGCCTGGCCCTGCTGCTGGACTCCGGCGCCGCGCGGCTGCGGGCCTGGGCACAGCTCGCGTTGTTCCTGCCGCACGCGGTGCCCGGCATCATCGCCGCGATCATCTGGCTCTACCTCTACACCCCCGGCCTCAGCCCGGTGATCGATCTGCTGGGGCAGGCCGACATCACCGTCGACTTCCTCGGCGTGCAGACCGTGTTGCCCTCCATGGTGAACATCGCGCTGTGGAGCAACCTCGGCTACAACATGGTGATCTTCTACGCCGCGCTGCAGGCCGTGCCGCGCGAGGTGCTGGAGGCGGCCGTGGTGGACGGGGCAGGGCCGGTGCGCACCGCGTTGCGGCTCAAGGTCCCGCTGGTGCGGCCCTCGATCGTGATGGTCTCGATGTTCACCCTGATCTGGGCACTGCAACTGTTCACCGAACCCATGCTGCTCAGTCAGTCCACGCCGATGATCAGCTCCCGGTTCTCGCCGAGCATGTACATCTACGACGCGGCCTTCACCCGCAACAACTACAGCCTGGCCGCGGCCGCCTCGGTGGTCCTGTTGCTGGCCACCATCGCGCTGTCCTATGGCATCACCCGCTGGAGCAACCGCACCGCAGCCCGTGGGGAGACCGCATGA